The following coding sequences lie in one Crassostrea angulata isolate pt1a10 chromosome 10, ASM2561291v2, whole genome shotgun sequence genomic window:
- the LOC128167706 gene encoding uncharacterized protein LOC128167706 isoform X3, whose product MDQPTLQELTEHGQKMELKGSDLQKFIRDQQAHYRELRAAEREREKEAREYELKKQTLEMDRIKMQEEQGKAELESKYRATIFHLEQQLKETKVDIASSSSAKIPKMPFFDEVKDDIDSYLRRFERYAEAQKWKPDTWAVNLSALLRGRALDVYALLPQEQALNYNALKTSLLKRFERTEDGFRQRFRMCRPESGETFSQFSVRLGSYLNRWIELGRVPNTFDGLYDLVLRDQFLSMCNRDLLLFLKERIPKDIDEMCRLADQYKEARHVNILSLVHSGRKDSTTEPRNGSPNIQRDQKEQKSTKDAATTEKQVRCYKCSKIGHASFQCPQQRSRPREDLRSGHPYQTPGKCSAFTSVTTTTSVSSPKTDDLVSTSSCNVTAALENMPSCDGRLNEHSVSVLRDTGCNGVVVRKDLICDSQLTGKCRECVLADGSKIKVPVACTQEIQKIQI is encoded by the exons ATGGACCAACCAACGTTACAAGAATTAACGGAACACGGACAGAAAATGGAACTCAAGGGATCAGATCTCCAGAAGTTCATACGAGATCAGCAAGCACACTATCGGGAGTTACGAGCCGCAGAGAGAGAACGAGAAAAGGAAGCGAGGGAGTACGAGTTGAAGAAGCAGACTCTAGAGATGGATAGAATTAAGATGCAGGAAGAACAAGGTAAAGCGGAGCTTGAGAGTAAGTACCGTGCTACTATTTTTCATTTAGAGCAACAGTTGAAAGAGACAAAGGTTGATATTGCAAGTTCTTCATCTGCTAAAATTCCTAAGATGCCATTTTTTGACGAAGTTAAAGATGACATAGATTCTTACCTTCGGCGGTTCGAGCGGTATGCAGAGGCACAGAAGTGGAAACCAGATACATGGGCAGTCAATCTCAGCGCACTGTTACGTGGTCGTGCACTCGATGTCTATGCTTTGCTGCCTCAGGAACAAGCTCTCAACTATAATGCTCTGAAAACATCGCTGTTGAAACGATTTGAGAGAACAGAGGACGGATTTCGTCAACGATTTCGTATGTGTCGACCTGAATCAGGTGAGACTTTCTCTCAATTTTCTGTTCGTCTTGGAAGTTATTTAAATAGATGGATAGAACTTGGTAGAGTGCCTAATACCTTCGACGGATTGTATGATCTTGTGCTTCGGGATCAATTCCTTTCAATGTGCAACAGagatttattattgtttttgaaagaaCGTATACCCAAAGACATTGATGAAATGTGTAGGCTAGCTGATCAATATAAAGAGGCCCGTCATGTTAATATTTTGTCGTTAGTACATTCTGGCAGGAAAGATTCTACTACTGAACCAAGGAACGGATCACCAAATATACAGAGAGACCAGAAGGAACAGAAAAGTACGAAAGATGCAGCAACAACAGAAAAACAGGTACGCTGTTACAAATGTTCCAAGATAGGACATGCTTCATTCCAGTGTCCACAGCAACGTTCACGACCGAGAGAAGATTTGCGGAGCGGACATCCCTACCAAACACCAGGTAAATGTTCAGCATTTACTTCCGTAACTACAACAACGTCTGTCTCGAGTCCAAAGACTGATGATTTAGTTAGTACATCTTCTTGCAATGTGACAGCTGCTTTAGAGAACATGCCTTCTTGTGATGGTAGACTAAATGAACATTCAGTTAGTGTGTTAAGAGACACGGGTTGTAACGGTGTAGTGGTTCGTAAAGACTTGATTTGTGATTCGCAGTTGACTGGCAAGTGTCGAGAGTGTGTTCTTGCAGATGGATCCAAGATAAAAGTACCAGTTGCGTGC ACGCAAGAGATCCAAAAGATCCAGATATGA
- the LOC128167737 gene encoding heat shock 70 kDa protein 12A-like, with translation MAGGTSSLDGKLLVAAIDFGTAYSGYAFSFRNDYRLDPLKIEVNHWTGNASQTMSPKAPSSVLLNPDKTFKSFGYTAEEEYSSLVENGQHRDWYFFTKIKMRLLYHEKISRTATIEDECGKPVLGLTILSMIIRYLKGDLFKRLEQRGMPLRDQDILWVLTVPAIWSDAAKQFTKEAAEEAGIKPNDVMLVYEPEAAALYCRFQTNQNIANVKDESNLLKKKMLVFDMGGGTTDISAIEIKSEKEIHIVERACGGAFGGVYINEKFIQWLEDVFGKDTITKFKTEHRSDYMLLIENFENKKRLIDPSNDKKICLPIPLSLKSIAEKLWGYSIQDRFKKMEINDVQLKGRGKVFFPSSFLLENFFIPIGKDVFEELQHILSKHADIDCVVAVGGLAQSPAVVSEIRKYTRDIPVYVPFDSSLAVVSGAVLYGHENNIIKARVCPYSYGIQTMRPFIKGDDEKKKVVQEGKTWCKQCFRALYNAGDLVKLGDVSSYDLEESFEDENRKHKRFLPIRCVMFISKKKDVKYITDKGCIEHGTIEIEAPENGFPVHYECTVELEFAGTEIIARLKDEKGTKTIRLEFMN, from the exons atggCTGGCGGTACTAGCTCTTTGGACGGCAAGCTTCTTGTCGCTGCCATAGACTTTGGGACAGCATACAGTGGTTATGCCTTTTCTTTTCGGAATGATTACCGTCTGGATCCCTTAAAGATTGAAGTAAACCACTGGACCGGAAATGCGTCCCAAACGATGTCACCAAAGGCTCCTTCATCTGTTCTCTTGAATCCTGACAAAACCTTCAAATCTTTTGGATATACGGCAGAAGAAGAATATTCAAGTCTTGTCGAGAATGGGCAGCACCGAGATTGGTACTTCTTTACGAAGATTAAAATGAGACTGCTCTATCATGAG aaaatttctCGAACAGCTACTATTGAAGATGAATGTGGTAAACCAGTGCTAGGGCTAACCATTCTTAGTATGATCATTCGCTACCTTAAAGGAGATTTGTTTAAAAGATTGGAGCAGAGAGGAATGCCTTTAAGAGATCAAGACATTCTTTGGGTGCTTACGGTTCCTGCCATTTGGTCAGATGCTGCTAAACAGTTCACCAAGGAAGCTGCAGAAGAG GCGGGAATAAAACCTAATGATGTCATGCTGGTGTATGAACCAGAGGCTGCAGCATTGTATTGTCGATttcaaacaaaccaaaatattgCCAATGTGAAAGATGAAAGCAAtcttttgaagaaaaagatGTTGGTGTTTGATATGGGAG gGGGCACAACAGATATAAGCGCCattgagatcaaaagtgagaaAGAAATTCACATCGTAGAAAGAGCTTGTGGGGGCGCATTTGGCGGAGTCTACATTAACGAAAAGTTTATTCAGTGGCTGGAGGACGTGTTTGGAAAAGACACTATAACGAAATTTAAAACAGAACATCGATCTGACTATATGTTGCTGATTGAAAATTTCGAAAACAAAAAACGTTTAATAGACCCAAGCAATGACAAAAAGATATGCCTTCCGATCCCCTTGTCTCTAAAATCAATCGCAGAAAAACTTTGGGGGTATTCTATCCAAGACCGGTTTAAAAAGATGGAAATAAATGACGTGCAGCTTAAAGGTCGCGGGAAGGTATTCTTTCCCTCTTCGTTTTTGTTagaaaactttttcatcccGATTGGAAAAGATGTTTTTGAGGAGCTGCAACATATCCTCTCCAAACATGCAGATATTGACTGCGTGGTGGCCGTTGGAGGGTTAGCTCAGTCTCCTGCCGTTGTCTCTGAGATTCGGAAATACACAAGAGACATACCTGTGTACGTTCCGTTCGATTCATCCTTAGCAGTAGTCAGTGGTGCAGTGCTATATGGACATGAGAATAATATCATTAAAGCTAGAGTCTGTCCTTATTCTTATGGCATTCAAACGATGAGACCGTTTATTAAAGGAGATGATGAAAAGAAAAAGGTTGTTCAAGAAGGAAAAACGTGGTGCAAACAATGTTTTAGAGCCCTTTACAACGCTGGAGATCTTGTGAAACTAGGGGACGTGTCTTCATATGACTTGGAGGAGTCATTTGAAGATGAAAACAGAAAGCATAAGCGGTTTCTCCCAATACGCTGCGTTATGTTTATATcgaagaaaaaagatgttaagtATATCACCGACAAGGGATGCATTGAACATGGAACAATCGAAATTGAAGCTCCAGAAAATGGATTTCCAGTTCATTATGAATGTACTGTTGAACTTGAATTTGCTGGAACAGAAATTATCGCTCGTTTAAAAGACGAAAAAGGTACTAAAACTATCAGACTAGAATTCATGAATTAA
- the LOC128167932 gene encoding heat shock 70 kDa protein 12A-like, with translation MKLMNALDISKDQTGSDHLFTKLERNMEIEDIDSKKMPFMTIIAHAIRYLKEHLLRQLNDKNVLELVTADGIFWVLTVPAIWTDSAKQFTREAAREAGIHDDQLMLAYEPEAAALYCRLLPIDSFESGGQHQELVLKTFERGKKFMVIDLGGGTVDFSVQETTDVGKMKSIHDVCGGPWGGARFDQEFIQFLIKLVGADVFTKFKDDCRSEYLELMRILEIKKKQIDYNSQNKVLIRIPLSLFEILKEVTGCNITEIISDSPYHESTTYSQDKMNFDASLFRSFFKSSLQDIISHLRDILEDPVCHDLLGIVVVGGYADSRLVIDSLKDAFPGKRFVVPTEAGLAVAKGAVLFGHDPEIICSRVCRYTYGDDICLPFIENKHKFSYLTLINKERFCRNIFQKFFQKGEKVFLGEKRSFSSDIDFRDEGRAYQREKPFSIKVYVSNRKNPEYIDDVGCRVLGEVIVQCDNKSKLWPETFSCEIQMEIAGTEIQVTATLSTKERATAKFEFL, from the exons ATGAAACTCATGAATGCACTG gATATATCTAAAGACCAAACAGGGAGTGATCATTTGTTTACTAAACTGGAGAGAAACATGGAAATAGAAGACATTGACAGTAAAAAGATGCCGTTTATGACCATCATAGCGCACGCCATTCGATATCTCAAAGAACATCTACTGCGCCAATTAAATGACAAAAACGTTCTAGAATTAGTGACAGCTGACGGTATTTTCTGGGTATTGACAGTTCCCGCCATCTGGACAGACTCTGCTAAACAGTTTACAAGAGAAGCGGCAAGAGAG GCCGGAATTCACGACGATCAGCTGATGCTAGCGTATGAGCCGGAAGCTGCCGCCCTGTATTGCCGCCTACTTCCGATTGATAGTTTTGAGAGTGGAGGACAACACCAGGAGCTAGTGCTTAAAACGTTTGAACGAGGGAAAAAATTTATGGTCATTGACCTTGGGG GAGGAACTGTCGACTTCAGCGTACAGGAAACCACTGATGTAGGAAAAATGAAGTCCATTCATGACGTTTGCGGGGGACCGTGGGGTGGTGCGAGATTTGATCAGGAATTTattcaatttcttatcaaacttGTTGGAGCGGACGTGTTTACCAAATTTAAGGATGATTGTAGGTCTGAGTACTTGGAGCTGATGCGAATCTTAGAGATCAAGAAAAAGCAAATTGATTATAACTCTCAAAATAAGGTTTTAATCAGGATACCACTTTCTTTGTTTGAAATCTTAAAAGAAGTCACTGGATGCAACATTACTGAAATAATATCAGACTCTCCCTATCACGAGTCTACAACCTACTCGCAAGATAAAATGAACTTTGATGCGAGTTTGTTtagatctttttttaaaagttcgTTACAAGATATTATATCTCATCTACGAGATATATTGGAAGACCCAGTTTGTCATGATTTGCTGGGAATAGTGGTTGTCGGTGGCTATGCAGACAGTCGTCTCGTCATTGACAGCCTTAAAGACGCTTTTCCTGGAAAACGATTTGTCGTACCTACAGAAGCTGGTCTCGCTGTTGCTAAAGGCGCCGTTCTTTTTGGTCATGACCCAGAAATCATTTGCTCACGTGTGTGTCGCTATACATATGGGGATGACATATGCCTCCCatttattgaaaacaaacacaaattTAGCTATTTGACATTGATAAACAAAGAACGGTTTTgcagaaatatttttcagaaatttttcCAAAAGGGTGAAAAAGTCTTTCTTGGAGAAAAACGATCTTTTTCTTCTGATATTGATTTCCGCGACGAAGGCAGAGCTTATCAGCGGGAAAAACCTTTCTCAATAAAAGTTTATGTGTCAAATCGAAAAAACCCTGAGTATATTGATGACGTCGGGTGCAGAGTTTTGGGTGAAGTTATTGTTCAATGTGATAACAAATCAAAACTTTGGCCTGAAACTTTTTCATGTGAAATACAAATGGAAATAGCAGGAACTGAAATTCAAGTTACAGCAACTTTAAGTACTAAAGAGAGAGCAACCGcaaagtttgaatttttgtaA
- the LOC128167706 gene encoding uncharacterized protein LOC128167706 isoform X1 yields the protein MDQPTLQELTEHGQKMELKGSDLQKFIRDQQAHYRELRAAEREREKEAREYELKKQTLEMDRIKMQEEQGKAELESKYRATIFHLEQQLKETKVDIASSSSAKIPKMPFFDEVKDDIDSYLRRFERYAEAQKWKPDTWAVNLSALLRGRALDVYALLPQEQALNYNALKTSLLKRFERTEDGFRQRFRMCRPESGETFSQFSVRLGSYLNRWIELGRVPNTFDGLYDLVLRDQFLSMCNRDLLLFLKERIPKDIDEMCRLADQYKEARHVNILSLVHSGRKDSTTEPRNGSPNIQRDQKEQKSTKDAATTEKQVRCYKCSKIGHASFQCPQQRSRPREDLRSGHPYQTPGKCSAFTSVTTTTSVSSPKTDDLVSTSSCNVTAALENMPSCDGRLNEHSVSVLRDTGCNGVVVRKDLICDSQLTGKCRECVLADGSKIKVPVACRESSRHITRTRRRCYSGKDP from the exons ATGGACCAACCAACGTTACAAGAATTAACGGAACACGGACAGAAAATGGAACTCAAGGGATCAGATCTCCAGAAGTTCATACGAGATCAGCAAGCACACTATCGGGAGTTACGAGCCGCAGAGAGAGAACGAGAAAAGGAAGCGAGGGAGTACGAGTTGAAGAAGCAGACTCTAGAGATGGATAGAATTAAGATGCAGGAAGAACAAGGTAAAGCGGAGCTTGAGAGTAAGTACCGTGCTACTATTTTTCATTTAGAGCAACAGTTGAAAGAGACAAAGGTTGATATTGCAAGTTCTTCATCTGCTAAAATTCCTAAGATGCCATTTTTTGACGAAGTTAAAGATGACATAGATTCTTACCTTCGGCGGTTCGAGCGGTATGCAGAGGCACAGAAGTGGAAACCAGATACATGGGCAGTCAATCTCAGCGCACTGTTACGTGGTCGTGCACTCGATGTCTATGCTTTGCTGCCTCAGGAACAAGCTCTCAACTATAATGCTCTGAAAACATCGCTGTTGAAACGATTTGAGAGAACAGAGGACGGATTTCGTCAACGATTTCGTATGTGTCGACCTGAATCAGGTGAGACTTTCTCTCAATTTTCTGTTCGTCTTGGAAGTTATTTAAATAGATGGATAGAACTTGGTAGAGTGCCTAATACCTTCGACGGATTGTATGATCTTGTGCTTCGGGATCAATTCCTTTCAATGTGCAACAGagatttattattgtttttgaaagaaCGTATACCCAAAGACATTGATGAAATGTGTAGGCTAGCTGATCAATATAAAGAGGCCCGTCATGTTAATATTTTGTCGTTAGTACATTCTGGCAGGAAAGATTCTACTACTGAACCAAGGAACGGATCACCAAATATACAGAGAGACCAGAAGGAACAGAAAAGTACGAAAGATGCAGCAACAACAGAAAAACAGGTACGCTGTTACAAATGTTCCAAGATAGGACATGCTTCATTCCAGTGTCCACAGCAACGTTCACGACCGAGAGAAGATTTGCGGAGCGGACATCCCTACCAAACACCAGGTAAATGTTCAGCATTTACTTCCGTAACTACAACAACGTCTGTCTCGAGTCCAAAGACTGATGATTTAGTTAGTACATCTTCTTGCAATGTGACAGCTGCTTTAGAGAACATGCCTTCTTGTGATGGTAGACTAAATGAACATTCAGTTAGTGTGTTAAGAGACACGGGTTGTAACGGTGTAGTGGTTCGTAAAGACTTGATTTGTGATTCGCAGTTGACTGGCAAGTGTCGAGAGTGTGTTCTTGCAGATGGATCCAAGATAAAAGTACCAGTTGCGTGC CGTGAGTCCAGCCGACATATTACGAGAACAAGAAGAAGATGCTACTCTGGAAAAGATCCGTAG
- the LOC128167706 gene encoding uncharacterized protein LOC128167706 isoform X2 gives MDQPTLQELTEHGQKMELKGSDLQKFIRDQQAHYRELRAAEREREKEAREYELKKQTLEMDRIKMQEEQGKAELESKYRATIFHLEQQLKETKVDIASSSSAKIPKMPFFDEVKDDIDSYLRRFERYAEAQKWKPDTWAVNLSALLRGRALDVYALLPQEQALNYNALKTSLLKRFERTEDGFRQRFRMCRPESGETFSQFSVRLGSYLNRWIELGRVPNTFDGLYDLVLRDQFLSMCNRDLLLFLKERIPKDIDEMCRLADQYKEARHVNILSLVHSGRKDSTTEPRNGSPNIQRDQKEQKSTKDAATTEKQVRCYKCSKIGHASFQCPQQRSRPREDLRSGHPYQTPGKCSAFTSVTTTTSVSSPKTDDLVSTSSCNVTAALENMPSCDGRLNEHSVSVLRDTGCNGVVVRKDLICDSQLTGKCRECVLADGSKIKVPVACEIFQTQEIQKIQI, from the exons ATGGACCAACCAACGTTACAAGAATTAACGGAACACGGACAGAAAATGGAACTCAAGGGATCAGATCTCCAGAAGTTCATACGAGATCAGCAAGCACACTATCGGGAGTTACGAGCCGCAGAGAGAGAACGAGAAAAGGAAGCGAGGGAGTACGAGTTGAAGAAGCAGACTCTAGAGATGGATAGAATTAAGATGCAGGAAGAACAAGGTAAAGCGGAGCTTGAGAGTAAGTACCGTGCTACTATTTTTCATTTAGAGCAACAGTTGAAAGAGACAAAGGTTGATATTGCAAGTTCTTCATCTGCTAAAATTCCTAAGATGCCATTTTTTGACGAAGTTAAAGATGACATAGATTCTTACCTTCGGCGGTTCGAGCGGTATGCAGAGGCACAGAAGTGGAAACCAGATACATGGGCAGTCAATCTCAGCGCACTGTTACGTGGTCGTGCACTCGATGTCTATGCTTTGCTGCCTCAGGAACAAGCTCTCAACTATAATGCTCTGAAAACATCGCTGTTGAAACGATTTGAGAGAACAGAGGACGGATTTCGTCAACGATTTCGTATGTGTCGACCTGAATCAGGTGAGACTTTCTCTCAATTTTCTGTTCGTCTTGGAAGTTATTTAAATAGATGGATAGAACTTGGTAGAGTGCCTAATACCTTCGACGGATTGTATGATCTTGTGCTTCGGGATCAATTCCTTTCAATGTGCAACAGagatttattattgtttttgaaagaaCGTATACCCAAAGACATTGATGAAATGTGTAGGCTAGCTGATCAATATAAAGAGGCCCGTCATGTTAATATTTTGTCGTTAGTACATTCTGGCAGGAAAGATTCTACTACTGAACCAAGGAACGGATCACCAAATATACAGAGAGACCAGAAGGAACAGAAAAGTACGAAAGATGCAGCAACAACAGAAAAACAGGTACGCTGTTACAAATGTTCCAAGATAGGACATGCTTCATTCCAGTGTCCACAGCAACGTTCACGACCGAGAGAAGATTTGCGGAGCGGACATCCCTACCAAACACCAGGTAAATGTTCAGCATTTACTTCCGTAACTACAACAACGTCTGTCTCGAGTCCAAAGACTGATGATTTAGTTAGTACATCTTCTTGCAATGTGACAGCTGCTTTAGAGAACATGCCTTCTTGTGATGGTAGACTAAATGAACATTCAGTTAGTGTGTTAAGAGACACGGGTTGTAACGGTGTAGTGGTTCGTAAAGACTTGATTTGTGATTCGCAGTTGACTGGCAAGTGTCGAGAGTGTGTTCTTGCAGATGGATCCAAGATAAAAGTACCAGTTGCGTGC GAAATATTCCAGACGCAAGAGATCCAAAAGATCCAGATATGA
- the LOC128166036 gene encoding heat shock 70 kDa protein 12A-like, translated as MRTPTFILTSYIVSACGTVDIALQETTLDAEIKTIYQVCGGSWGGTKVNESFIKFLDQLIGSENMKHIKNESRSDYLEFLRGFELKKRKFNIDSKNRVVLVIPLSFVEVLLEKSGENFEKIVNSSKYKGALSYIGEKLSFDHSLFTSFFESSLNDIISHIKIIFNADICRDLDGVVIVGGFAESMFVNSAVKKAFPDKKFIIPMEAGLAVAKGAVLYGHDPGIICSRTCRYTYGKSICTPFDSTLHAGKKSVLIKGKRYCPGTFKKFFTIGQQVSIGEYVEMESNFTFADKGRMIGRYEPLYLSVYISGEKSPLSVDEEGCILLGKVKIESEHGMWPEKVFVKTKMEIAGTEIKVTATMHTGEQVTAMFDFL; from the exons ATGAGGACGCCTACTTTTATACTGACTTCATACATAGTCAgcgcat GTGGAACAGTTGATATTGCTTTACAAGAAACAACATTAGATGCCGAAATAAAAACTATTTACCAGGTTTGCGGCGGGAGCTGGGGAGGAACAAAAGTaaatgaaagttttatcaaattcCTAGATCAATTAATCGGATCggaaaatatgaaacatattaAAAACGAAAGTAGGTCGGACTACCTGGAATTTTTACGCGGATTTGAGTTGAAGAAGAGAAAGTTCAACATTGATTCGAAAAACAGAGTTGTACTGGTGATTCCTCTATCTTTTGTGGAAGTTTTGTTAGAAAAAAGCGGAGAaaatttcgaaaaaatagtCAATTCATCAAAATACAAGGGTGCTTTGTCATATATTGGAGAAAAGCTCAGTTTCGACCATTCCCTCTTTACATCTTTTTTTGAGAGTTCGCTGAATGATATAATTTCtcacattaaaattattttcaatgcagacATTTGCCGTGATTTAGATGGGGTTGTGATAGTTGGTGGATTTGCCGAAAGTATGTTTGTAAATTCTGCTGTTAAAAAGGCTTTCCCAGACAAAAAGTTTATCATTCCAATGGAAGCAGGATTGGCCGTTGCCAAGGGAGCAGTTCTCTATGGACACGATCCTGGCATCATCTGTTCCCGAACATGTCGTTATACGTACGGAAAAAGTATTTGTACTCCTTTCGACTCTACTTTACATGCAGGAAAAAAGTCAGTATTAATAAAAGGAAAACGTTATTGTCCTGGgacctttaaaaaattttttactATTGGTCAACAAGTCTCGATTGGTGAATATGTAGAAATGGAATCAAACTTTACGTTTGCCGATAAAGGAAGAATGATTGGGCGCTATGAACCTCTCTATTTATCAGTCTATATTTCTGGAGAAAAATCGCCTTTGAGTGTTGATGAAGAAGGTTGTATTTTGCTAGGAAAAGTTAAAATAGAAAGTGAACATGGTATGTGGCCTGAGAAAGTTTTCGTCAAAACAAAAATGGAAATTGCAGGAACAGAAATAAAGGTGACAGCCACTATGCATACTGGTGAGCAAGTCACTGCAATGTTTGACTTCCTGTAA